A window of Adhaeribacter arboris genomic DNA:
TGCCGCACGGGGGAGCAGCGGGCGGCACCGCCGCAGGATTAGCCGGTGTTCTAAATGCTGATTTAGTGCCGGGCACCGAATTTATATTGCATCAAATCCAATTTACCGAAATTATAAAAAATGCCGATTTATTAATTACCGCCGAAGGGGGCCTCGACGAACAAACCCTGGGCGGAAAAGGACCTTACGTAGTAGCCAAAGTAGCCAAAGAGTACCACGTACCGGTAATTGCTTTGGTTGGTCAGCTGCCGATTGGTTTAGATTTAAGTAAATTTAAATATTTTGATGCGGTTCTACCCATTGGCACCGGACCCGTTTCTTTACAGGAAGCTTTAACTCAAACCGCTACTAATTTGCAACGTACCGCTTGCCAGGTGGGTAAACTTTGGCAGTTGCCATTAAACCGGTTACAGAACAGACGGTTTATTTGGTAATTAAAAGGTAGATAACAGCTAAAAAAGGATGCTTTCATTAGATTAATTGAGAAAAAGTAAATGTAATAAGAGAACTAATCTTAAAATTTAAGACAAGGGTAAACAATAGATTTAATTTCGCTTTCTCTAAGTCCGAAAAAATTTATTAATTGTAACTAACCTTTATTTGGATAGGTAATAGAACGAGATGGATAAAAGTTTTGCGTCTACTAAATTTCTGCTGAGCTATGAATAACGCGCCTACTTTAGTTGTATTAGCCGCCGGCATGGGTAGCCGCTACGGCGGCCTGAAGCAGCTGGATACTTTTGGCCCCAACGGGGAGACGATTATGGATTACTCGGTATACGATGCTATACGGGCGGGTTTTAAAAAAATTATTTTTGTTATCCGGCGAAATCTGGAAGAAGAATTTAAAGAAGCTATTCTTGCTAAACTGCCGCGCAGCCTTGCCGTGGAATTAGCCTTTCAGGACATCCATCAGGTGCCGGGAGAAATTGCAGTACCCTCCAACCGGAAGAAGCCCTGGGGAACCGGCCACGCCGTCTGGACGGTAGCACCCCAAGTTCAAGAGCCTTTTGCCGTTATTAATGCCGACGATTTTTATGGCGCCGAGGCCTATGAGCAAATGGTAAATTTCTTAAAAAATACAAATGTATCCGGTAGTTTGCCGGCCTGGTGCTTATCAGGGTATGCTTTGGTGAATACTCTTTCGAAAAACGGCACGGTATCCCGGGGATTGTGCGAAGTAAATGAAGAAAATAAATTGCTTTCGGTACGAGAATTAAAAGAAGTTCAAAGCACCGAGCATGAAATTGTGGCCAATTTGCCCGAAGGAAAAAAAATGATTTTAACCGGTCAGGAAACTATTTCCATGAATTTTTGGGGATTCACTCCGGCTATTTTCCCTATTTTAGACGAATATCTAATTCAATTTTTACAGAAGGCGGCTACTTCCGAAAAAGAAGAATTTTACTTATCCGAAGCCATTAACCGGATGCTAATGGAAAAACGAGCAACCGTTCAGGTGCTTACTTCCAGCGAACAATGGATGGGCGTTACCTACCCGGAAGACAAAATGGAAGTGAAGCAACAGCTCACCCAGCTAATTACCCAGGGCCGTTATCCGCAGCAACTTTGGGCTGCTTCTGTTAACTGATAATGGCCAATTTAGCTATCGATAAATTACCAGCAAGTTCATCCCAACCGGCTTTGCACGTGCCCTTTTTGCCACTAGAGGCAAAAATAACCAATATAAATGCGGTTTCTCAGACCTTAGATAGGTTACCCCGGCAAGTCATGGCGGTTCAGCCTTGGCCGGCATTTACTTATCAGCCTGAAGTAAAATTTACGGTTGCGCATAATTTTACCGGAGTTTTTTTAAAATACTACGTTACCGAAGAATTTGTCCGGATTAGTCATTTTAATCCAAACGACCTGGTTTACCAGGATTCTTGCGTCGAGTTTTTTATTTCCTTCGGGAAAGATTTAAACTATTATAATTTAGAATTTAATGCTTTAGGAGTTTGCCGGGCGGGTTACGGACCAGATCGGGAAAATAGAATTTTATTAGAACCAACACAATTAAATTGTATTCAAACCAATACCACTCTGAGCCGCTTAGATACTACTAACAAGCAAAATTTTCATTGGCAGTTAACAGTAGTCATACCAGTATCCATTTTTAGGCACCACCGTATTGCTTCGCTTAATGGAATGAAAGCTAAAGGAAATTTCTACAAATGCGGGGATGACTTACCCCAGCCGCATTTTTTAAGCTGGAACTATATACAGGCACCCCATCCTAATTTTCATTTACCCGCTTACTTTGGCGATATCTTTTTTGAATAGGGGACTAATTGTAATTTGGGACAATTTTGATCCCGATAAAGTAAGAGAAAAGGATATTTTACCTGAATTTGCAATTTGTTTTTATTCTTGAAAATAAAGCGGATGAATAAAGTGCCTCTTTTAAATAATAGTAATTACTTGACTTGTTAAAGCCATAAAGCATGAATCTGAAATTAGACGGAAAAATAATATTAGTAACGGGCGGAGCCAAAGGTATTGGAGCGGGCATTTCGCGAGCTTTAGCGGCGGAGGGAGCATTGCCCGTTATTGTGGGCCGTAACGAACAAGATAACTTGGCCATGGTTCAGGAAATTGTGGACGCTGGCGGCCAAGCCGACCAAATAGTTGCCGAATTAATTAACCCAGACTCAAGCCGAACGGCAGTAGAAATGGCTTTAGCCCGTCACCACCGCTTAGATGGTTTGATAAATAACGCCGGTGTAAACGATGGAGTAGGTCTGGAAAATGGAGATTACGATCGCTTCATGCTGTCGCTGCACCGCAACGTGGTTCATTATTATTTGATGGCTCATTATGCCTTACCCGCGTTAAAAGAAAGCAAAGGCTCCATTGTAAATATTGGTTCCAAAACGGCCGAAACAGGACAAGGAGGCACTTCGGCTTACGCCGCGGCCAATGGCGCCCGTAATGCCTTAACCCGCGAGTGGGCCGTAGAATTGCTGCCCTACGGCATCCGGGTGAATGCCTTGATTGTAGCCGAAGCTTGGACGCCTTTGTACCAGGAATGGATTAAAACCTTTCCGAACCCGGAAGAAAAACTTACAAATATCACCGCTAAAATTCCACTGGAAAATCGTATGACTACTTGCGATGAAATTGCCAACATGGTTGTATTCTTACTATCTCCCAAATCCAGCCATACTACCGGCCAACTCATTCACGTCGATGGCGGCTACGTACACCTGGACCGAGCACTTTAGCCAGCTAACCGTTATAATGAAACAGCTAGTACTATAGTAAAGCAGGATTAGGGTTCGCATATTTTTAAAGATATCTAAGCGCAAAGTGTTTGTGGAGAAAATATTTTATCCGGTAAGTTTTACTTTAAACTAGAAGTAAAAAGGTGTTGGATTAAAAGATAAGTAATAAAGAAGATTGATACATTACTAACCTGAACAGTTACAATTAATTTAATAAGATAACCACCTTAAAAATTAATAGATGGATAGTATTTCTTTAAACCGGTTCAACGCCTTGTTATTGTTCTTTATATTATTAGTAGTAGCCTTGTATTTTGGCCGCTTGTTTTTAGTTCCGTTTACTTTTGGAACGTTACTAGCCATGTTGTTAGTACCGGTTTGTCGCTGGTTAGAAAAACACCACATCAATCGGGTACCAGCCGTATTTATCAGCTTGTTTTTAGTTCTACTTTTTATTATTGGCCTCTTTGCGATTATTTCCGCCCAAATCGTAAATTTTTCGAATGAGTTGCCGCAAATGCAGCAGCGATTAGGAGAAACTTTAAACACCTTGCAAAAATGGGTGGAACAGCAGTTGGGCGTTGAACCCCAGAAACAAATTCAGTTATTAAAAAAAGCGGCCAGCAACTTATTTAAATCCGCTAACTCACAGGCTACTGCTTTGGTGTCGGGGGTGGTGGGAGGTTTCACCAATTTTGCCATTGTAGTAATTTACGTCTTCTTTCTCTTGTGGAAGCGCGAAAAATACGAATCCTTTGTTCTGCAATTAACCGAAAAAGAGCACCATAGCCAGGTAAAAGATACCTTATATGAAATTACGAAAGTAGCCAGCGAATATTTGGGCGGGCGTTTACTTTCGATGGCCATGCTGGCAGTAATCTACGTGGTTGGTTTTAGTATAATTGGGTTAAAAAATGCCGTACTGCTAGGCTTGATAGCCGTTATTCCAACCATAATTCCGTACGTAGGGCCACTAATTGGAGCTTTTTTTCCTTTAGTCATGGCTTTAACTTCCGGCGACACCGGTGCTTTTGTTCCCGTGGTATTAGTGTTAGTAGCCGCCCAAGCGATGGATAATTATTTTATTGAACCTTTTGTACTAGGCTCTAATCTAAGTCTGAGTCCTTTCATGACTATTGTGAGTATTGTCATCGGGGAGTTAATATGGGGAGTAGCCGGAATGATTTTGTTTATTCCGCTTTTCGCTATTATTAAGATTGTGTGCGATCATATTCCTGTCTTACAACCGTATGGTTTTCTGCTTGGAGAGGACGATGATGGTAAACCAGCCTGGATAGATAAAATCAAAAAATTATTAAAAAAAAAGTAAGAAATTACTGCCCGCCACCTATTAAATAATAAGGTAATAACTGGGAATATAGTAATAATAAAAAAGCCTTTGCAAGAATGCAAAGGCTTTTTTATTATTAAGGTTGATCTTATTGGGTATGCATTACTCTTAGATGTTGTACTGCCTGCTTATTGGTTAATTTAATAATATAAATTCCATTTTTGTTCTGGCTGGCATTCCAGGAAACTTGAACTGTTTCGCCGGCAACTGCCTTGCCGCTCTTTAAAAGACTAACTAATTCACCGCTTAAGTTATATACTTCTAATTTATAATCTTCTTCCTGAGCAAAAGTAAATTGAATGGTTGTTTGGTTCTGGAAAGGGTTCGGGAAACTGGTAAGTGAAGCTGGTTTAGCTGCGTTAACTTCAGGCATTTTGTGGCCGTTAGTTATAGAAGAATTAGCGTTTGAAGTAGAATCAACTTGGCTAATAGTAGAATAGTTTATTGCTGCGCTGGTAGCCTGGTTAATAATTTTAAAGTTAACGGTTAAAGGCGTTCCAGCAGTTCCTGAACCATTGCTTCCGGAGTAAGGAGTAGATTTTAGAGTATAATCGCCGGTAGGTAAGGCAAGGCCGCCATAATTAACAGTTCCATTACTGTATTTCTCGTCGCCGAATAAAGTATAAGGAGCACCTTCAGTTTTGTTTATTGTCCATCTGCCGCTTAAAGCTAATTTAACGCTGCCTACGCCAGTGGCGCTGGTATTAATGCGAATATTTAAGTTTTTAGTCGGTAAGGTTGCCAGGTTTAAAACAATACCTTCGGTAATCGTTAGAATATCTTTATCTGTATCGCCATTAATTAAAGTTAAACTCACTATTTGCGAATTAGAGCTTGTGTTATTGTTTACAATTACAGACACATAATCGGCCGCACTAACGGCGCTTTGATTATCGGTTACTACTAAGCTAAAAACATAGGTACCCGCTGCAAGGCCGGAAGCAACCGGATTAGCTACCAGGGAGTTGCTTAATTTAGCCGTATTGGGGCCACTTACCTGGTTCCAGATATATTGTTTGATGGTGCCATCTTTATCCGTTCCGGTACCACTTAAAGTTAGGGTGTTCGTAGGCAAAGTTACGGTTATATCTGAGCCGGCATTGGCCACAGGTGCTGCGTTGGTAGTAGTACTGTTTACAATTACATTTATGAAATCGGCGGCGCTTACGTTGCTCTGACTGTCCGTAACTACTAAGCTAAACACGTAGGTACCCGCTACTAATCCTGAAACTACCGGGTTTGCTACCAGGGTGTTGCTAATTTTAGAGGCAGATGGGCCGCTTACCTGATTCCAGATATATTGTTTAATAGTTCCATCAGTATCGGTTCCGGTACCGCTTAAAGTTACCGTATTAGTGGGTAAAGTCACGGTTACATCTGTACCGGCATTAGCAATTGGTGAGCCATCGGTACTAGTCGGTTGGTCGATTACAGTGAAACTTACTACTAAAGGCGTTCCTACAGTGTCACTGTCGGAGGTAGTAGAATAAGTAGTTCCGGTTAAGGAATAATTACCAAGTATTGGTATCCAGGCATTGTAGTTAGTACCAACGGCTCCAAACAAAATATAAGGAGCGTTCCGTTCGCCAATATGTAAGGTATCCGCTCCGCTTAAATGAAATACCACGCTATCCAAAGAATTAGTACTGGTATTGGCCCGAATGTTTAAGTTACGGGTAGGTAGCGTGGCTAAATTAAGGGTAGATCCACTCGCTAAGGTCTGAATATCTTGTTCCGTATCGGCATTTACTAAGGTAAAGCTATCTACTTGCTGGTTTAAAACCGGAGGCTGTTCTTTACCACCGTTAGCCATATTTACCAACCAGAAATCAGTTTCCCCTTTAGAACTGCTCGACTTATCGGCGCCTGTAGCGGAAGAGGTAGTGCCGGCCAGAATAATAGAACCGGAAGTTGTTTGCTGCACCGAGCGCAAATTTTCGTAATCTGTGCCGCCAATGGTTTTGTCCCAGATTTTAAGACCTTTAGCATCGGTTTTTACCAGCCAGAAATCGGAGTTGCCGTTAGAATTAGTAGTTTTATCACCACCCAGAGGAGAGTTAGAAGTACCTCCTAACAGAATACCACCGTCGTTGGTAGCGGTAATAACTTGCAGGTAGTCGTTATTTAAGCCCCCAATAGTTTTATCCCATTGTTTATTGCCGGCGGCATCTAACTGTACCAGCCAATAATCGCCAAAACCTTTTGATGCTTCCGATTTATCGCCATTAAGCCCTGATTTAGAAATTCCCCCTAATACATAACCGTTATCTTTCGTAAGTAAAATTCCCACTAAGGTTTCATCCAGATTGCCACCTAAAGTTTTATCCCATTGTTTATTGCCGCTACCATCCGTTTTTACAATCCAGTAATCACCAAATCCTTTAGAAGCCGAAGATTTGCTGCCAGTGGCTCCGGAGTAAGATTGACCTCCAATAATGTAACCGCCATCAGTAGTTACCTGAATATCCTGTAAAAAATCGTAGCTGCTTCCGCCAATAGTTTTATCCCATTGTTTAATACCGTTGGCATCCATTTTAACTACCCAGTAATCGTTTTCGCCGATTTGAGCGGTCGTTTTATTGAAACCGGTTTTGCCGCTAACGGGTGAGTCGGAAGAACCACCTAAAATATAGCCGCCATCGGTTGTTAACCGGATAACTTTCAGATATTCATTAGAACTACCGCCGTACATTTTGTCCCAAAGTTTATTGCCCGAAGCATCTACTTTTACTACCCAATAATCAAATTTACCGGAAGCGGCGGCGGTTTTATCGCCACTAACCGGCGAGTCGGAGGTGCCGGCAAAAATATAACCACCATCGGCAGTAGGTTGTACATCCTGTAAAAAATCAAAACCGGAGCCGCCAAAAGTTTTATCCCATTGTTTATTGCCGCTAGCATCTATTTTAACAATCCAGAAATCCTGATTTCCTTTGGTACCTATTGTTTTTGAACCGCTAACCGGCGAATTAGAAGTACCGCCCAGAATATAGCCACCATCTTTGGTCGGACGATGAATTTGTAATATGTCCGCATTATTTCCCCCAAAAGTTACATCCCACACTTTCGAGAAGCTTTCTTGCGCAAAACTAATTTGGGTAAAATTGAAAAAAACGAATACTATAAGGAAAAACGGCGTAAATATTTTTTTCATATAAGAGCTTGTTATTAAGTAGTTTTTTGAATTAAAGAGTAGATAGTTATTAGCAGAATGTAGTGATTGAGGAATGTTACTGGTCATTTTTAGCTTAAAGGCAAATAAGGCAATGATTTTGGTATTAATTGAAGTAAGCTAATAAGCTAAACCAGAAAAGAAAATTTATTTGCTAAAAGAGAGGAAGAAGAAAAATTATAATTAAGTAAGTAAAACATTTTCAGCATATAATTGTGTTTTATTGAACTTGCTTATTTGTGTAATTAACATTAATAAGGTGAAAAGTTCGTTTTTAGCTTATTTTAATCAAATTAATTCCGCTATAGCTTAATTTTTTTGATGATACAAATATCGGCAGTATTCTAATATTGTTCATTATACAAAGTTGCGTATTTAAGTTTTTTATTTTATCTACTTGGAAAAGTTATATTTATAAATAAGATTAAGAATGTATAGAATCTTTATATGTTTTGGTTGTTTTTTGTACTGGAATACAGAGGAAGAAAAAAGCGGTTTAACAATGTGAAGAGGAAAATACGAGGTTGCCGGATAGCATTTTATCTCTATCTGTTTAAAGAGGCAATGCACTATTCTTCTTATTAGGTTATCAGCAGGGAACATTCCCTGTACGCATGCTGAAACAAAGAAAATCATAATTTAGGATGAAGTAAATTCAAACTAATCCAAATATCTTTCCGGCAATAAATTTCCTTACCTTTAAATAACCTTGAAATGCTTTTGATTGACTCATTTATCTTTCAATTCTCCTCTATTCTTCCGTCTCAGCAGCAAGCGTTGCCTTGGAATCTTACGAAAAATCTGACAACTATTTTACTTAAAATTATGGCGGATTTGGATAGCAACTACTCCGTGATAAATAATGTGGCTATTCATAAAACAGCGGTGGTTGAAAGTACGGCTGTTTTAAAAGCTCCGATTATTATTGGTAAAAATTGTTTTGTTGGGGCAAACGCTTATTTGAGAGGTGGGGTTTATTTAACAGAGTATGTTACCGTAGGTACCGGTTGCGAAATAAAATCGAGTATTATTTTCCCGCACAGTGCGGTGGCTCATTTTAATTTTATTGGTGATAGCATAATTGGCAGTTACGTAAATTTTGAAGCGGGTTCTATCACTGCGAATCACCATAACGACCGGGTAGATAAACAAATATCGGTAGTTCACAATTCGATACTTTTAAAAACGGGTACCGAAAAGTTTGGCGCGTTGGTGGGCGATCATTCTAAAATAGGGGCGAATGCCGTTTTGTCTCCCGGCACCCTCTTACCCCCGAATACTATTGTGAAAAGATTAGAACTAATCGAACAAAAGCTATATTAACAGATAACCTATCATTCTGCATTTGCACTTCGCTCCAGCAAAAATTAGAAATTAAACTTTTAAAATTAAGGTAATTTTACTTTTAAGATATTTCCGGCTTCTTTTTTACCTTCATTAGAAATAAACAAGTCGCCGGTAGGGCTAAAAGTTAAACCTTCGGGTTGCGAAAACTCCGCCGTATTTAAAATTAACAGGTTTTTAATTTTACCTGAATTATCTAAAATCAGGAGCTTCGGTTTGGTGGCTTCCGTTAAGTAAATATCGCCGGTAACCGGGTGCACATTTATTTCGGAAGGCTGCATGTGGGCATTCGGTTTTTTAGATGATATACTGGCAAAAGTTGGATCGCGGAGGTCTATTTTGTAAATTGGTTCCGATTTTAATTTTTTGCTGGCTAAATCAAAAGCATAAATTCCTTTAAAGTTCGGGTCGTTGATTTCAGAACCTTTAATCGCCAGCAATAAGCGATTCTGCTTTTTATCGTAGCACAAGCCTTCCACATTTTGCTCCGCCGTTAAAGAAGTAACATACGTTTTAACCTTGGGTTTATCTTGTTCCAGGTCAGCTATTTCGTATAATTTACCGTCGCTGCTAACCACATAAGCCGATTCACCCGTTACCGTGATTCCTTCGTAGTCGCCGGAACCGCCAAAAGGTATTTGTTTTTCAATTTGAGAAGTAGCGGTGTTGTAAATAAAAATGGTTCCCGCTTCGTCCTGCACGCAGGCAAAGCGATTGGGGCCTAAATACGCAATACCGGATACTTCTTTTAAAACCGCCGGCATATCCCATTTATCTAAAATTTGCACTTCGGAAGATGCCGCTACTCTTTTATCTTTTTTCTTTTTCCCTTTATCCTGTTTCGAGTCGTGCGCTTTAGATGCGTTTTCGCAGAATATAAGACCGAAACAAGTACAAAAGGTTAATAGTAGAACGAATAGTTTTTTCATTGTGGTTAGAGGTCAGGAAATAATTTTACGGTTAAAATTTCTGTTAGGCTTCAAAGGCTTTAAAAGTAACAGGTTCTTTTAAACCCCAAAAAAACTAAATTGTTGCTTCTGCAGCTAGGCAAATGGTTCTATTCTTACCAAGAGTATATAAATAACCCTGCTAAAAATCCTGTTGGGGAAGTAATAATCCAGTGAATCCCAGGTAATAATTGTAACCGTTATTTTCTGTAACTGCATTTTTTTACCTTTATTTACCAGCTAATAATGTTATAAATAGAGACCGCCGGTATACTTATCTAGGGCCAAATTGGTTTGGTTGAGGCGTAAAGCTGGGCAACTTATCTGTGGTTACCACGTTTCAATTAGTATAAATTTTCTAAGAGAAAGGTACTTTAATTTCTATTATAAGCTGCGGCTACATGAAAAAAATATTAACTAAGTTTAACGTAAGCGGTTTACTAGCAGCTACGCTACTTATTTGCCATTCTTGCGCGACCAACCCGGTAACCGGTAAAAAAGATATTTCTTTTGTATCAAAACAACAGGAAATTGCCATGGGCCAACAAGCCGATCCGGAAGTTATTAACCAGTTTGGATTATACCCGAACGCTCAATTACAAAAATTTATCAATGAAAAAGGCCAGAAAATGGTAGCTGTTTCGCACCGGAAAGATCTGAAATATGAATTTAAAATTATTGATTCGCCGGTGTTAAATGCGTTTGCCGTTCCGGGTGGTTACGTTTATTTTACGCGGGGCATTATGGCGCATTTTAACAACGAGGCGCAGTTTGCCGGCGTATTAGGTCACGAAATCGGGCATATTGCCGCCCGGCATTCGGCGCAGCAGCAAAGTAAAACCATGCTGGCGCAATTAGGTCTGGTAGTCGGAATGGTAATCTCGCCGGAATTTGCCCAGTTTGGCGAACAAGCGCAGCAAAGCCTGGCATTGCTTTTTTTAAAGTTTGGCCGCGACGATGAACGCCAATCCGATGAGTTGGGTGTGGAATATTCTACCAAAATTGGGTACGACGCAACGCAAATGGCCGATTTTTTTCTAACCTTAAAGCGCGAACAAGAGAAAAGCGAAACCGAACCTATTCCGGATTTTCTGTCTACGCATCCCAATCCCGCCGACCGCTACGAAACGGTAAAAGAACTCGCTGCCGAATGGAAGCAAAAAGTTAAAACCCCCAATTTGCAGGTTAACCGCAACTCTTACCTGAAAATGATTGATGGGATTGTGTACGGCGAAGATCCGCGGCAAGGCTTTGTGGAAAGTAACGTATTCTATCACCCCGAACTTAAATTTCAGTTTCCGGTTCCTACCGGCTGGGCCTATCAAAATTCGCCGCAACAATTTCAGATGGCCGCTAAAGACGGCAAAGCCATAATGGCTTTAACTTTAGTACCGGGTAAAACGCTGGAGGAAGCAGCCCAACAATTATTGCAAAAGTATCAACTGCAAGCTTTGGAGTCGAAAAAAGAAACGGTGAATGGTTTACCCGCTTATGCCCTGGTAGCGGACCAAAAACCTCAGCAAGAGCAGCAACAGCAACAACAGCAGCAAACGCCAACCATTCGGACTTTAACCTACCTTATTCAGTACAACGGTACTATTTACAGCTTAATGGGAATTTCGGCTAGCACCGATTTCGAGAATTATTTTACCGCTTTTAGCTCTACCATGCAGCAATTCCGGAAACTTACCGATCCGGCAATATTAAACCGCCAAGCCGAGCGGGTACGGGTGAAAACCGTGGCGAAAGCCGGAACTTTGGCGCAAGTCTTACGCCAATACAATGTGCCCGAAAAACGACTAACCGAAATGGCAATTTTAAACGGAATGGAATTAAATGAGTCTGTAACAGCTGGCTCCTTAGTAAAAGTGGTGCAGCGATAGTTTTAGTAAAAGATAAAAAGCAAGAAGTAATTTCTTACCAAACGGATCGGGTCAGCTATTGGGCATACCCCAACTGATTTTTCCCGAAAACTTAGATTAAAAATTTTACGAATTAAAAGAAATGGCCTTAAGGTAATTTAAACCTTTCTGGCTGACAACGAACTTTTGTTTGGGCGATTGCGGGTGGCGAATATCCGTGTAATTTAAATACCGCTCATTGATTAACTTAAGAATGAATTTTTTATAATTCTCGTAATTTTCGGTAATCCCTAAATATTGTAGAATCGCGCTACGCGATTGTGCTTCCTGGCAAAATTGCAATATGTCTTTGCGGTATTTGTCAAATAATTTCTGCTCCGCCGAAAGCAATTGATGGGAGTATTTTTGGTAATTATTTAAATTTAAGTTCATCCGTAAAGCTTCCCTACTATAATTTAAATTACTATAAAAACGGAAAACTGTAAATTAGGTTTTGTATTTAACCATTAAAAATGAAGCTTTATACCTGCTTTCATAAAATTATTCTCAGAAAGTAGAGTTGTTTTAGGTAAAAGATAAATTCCGGTAAGCAGGTACTATTTGTTTGAGTAAAAATTTGCCGCATTAGAAGCCTTGTATTCGAATAAAATTGACACTCTAAGTTCTTATTCTCTCCAAATTTTAGGTTTTCTTATTTTGCTTACCTGCTTCAATCAAATTTTACCTTAAAAAATACTGAAAAATCAGTATTGACCCTGCCTTCCTTAAAGTCTACCTTTAACCGCAGAAATAATACAATGGACCCTGGTGATTAGGGGTAGTCAGAAAGTCTTTGATCTTTCTTTAATAGAAAATCAAGCAAAAAGTAATATTCTGGATTTAAGAAGTAATTGAAAATTGATTAGGAAAGTAGATGTCGACCTTACAGATGCTGGACGTATTTATAGGTATAATTTTTTTATACCTGTTGCTGAGCTTTATCTGCAGTGCTATTAACGAAATAGTAGAAGGAATATTAAAAAGAAGAGCCGCCGATTTGCACCGGGGCATTCATGAACTATTGCATAACAACCAGGATAACCGTTTACTGGATAAATTATACACCCACCCGTTAATTGCCAGCTTGTACCGGGGAAAATATAACAGCCGATCGAAGAAAAATTTACCTTCCTACATTCCGGCAAGCAATTTTGCCTGGGCTTTGTTAGACATTATTTTGCCCGCCAGTTCTACAACCGTATCGGGAGCAGCCGGAGGCGGAACGCCAGAATCTGAAATTACCGGCAATGTTAGTTCTTTAAAATCCTTACGCAAAGCAGTTTTAGATTATCCCAATTTTCCGGTTCAGCAAGCTGTTTTAGCTTTGATTGATGCCGCCGAGGGCGATATAAATAAAGTGCGGCAAAACATAGAATCATGGTACAACAGCTCAATGGACCGGGTAGCCGGGTGGTACAAACGGCGGGTGCAAATGATACTTTTGTTTTTAGGGATTTTCCTCGCGGTAGCCATGAACGCCGATACCATTTCTATTTTTAAAAGTTTAGCCAACGATCCGGCTTTGCGGAACTCATTGGTTAGTGCCTCCGCCGAGTACGCTAAAACCACCGTTGCCGACGCTCAAGCAGGTAAACCAGAAGAAAGAATTGAAGCCAACTTACAAAAAATAAATGCCTTACGC
This region includes:
- a CDS encoding DapH/DapD/GlmU-related protein, with product MADLDSNYSVINNVAIHKTAVVESTAVLKAPIIIGKNCFVGANAYLRGGVYLTEYVTVGTGCEIKSSIIFPHSAVAHFNFIGDSIIGSYVNFEAGSITANHHNDRVDKQISVVHNSILLKTGTEKFGALVGDHSKIGANAVLSPGTLLPPNTIVKRLELIEQKLY
- a CDS encoding SdiA-regulated domain-containing protein yields the protein MKKLFVLLLTFCTCFGLIFCENASKAHDSKQDKGKKKKDKRVAASSEVQILDKWDMPAVLKEVSGIAYLGPNRFACVQDEAGTIFIYNTATSQIEKQIPFGGSGDYEGITVTGESAYVVSSDGKLYEIADLEQDKPKVKTYVTSLTAEQNVEGLCYDKKQNRLLLAIKGSEINDPNFKGIYAFDLASKKLKSEPIYKIDLRDPTFASISSKKPNAHMQPSEINVHPVTGDIYLTEATKPKLLILDNSGKIKNLLILNTAEFSQPEGLTFSPTGDLFISNEGKKEAGNILKVKLP
- a CDS encoding M48 family metalloprotease; its protein translation is MKKILTKFNVSGLLAATLLICHSCATNPVTGKKDISFVSKQQEIAMGQQADPEVINQFGLYPNAQLQKFINEKGQKMVAVSHRKDLKYEFKIIDSPVLNAFAVPGGYVYFTRGIMAHFNNEAQFAGVLGHEIGHIAARHSAQQQSKTMLAQLGLVVGMVISPEFAQFGEQAQQSLALLFLKFGRDDERQSDELGVEYSTKIGYDATQMADFFLTLKREQEKSETEPIPDFLSTHPNPADRYETVKELAAEWKQKVKTPNLQVNRNSYLKMIDGIVYGEDPRQGFVESNVFYHPELKFQFPVPTGWAYQNSPQQFQMAAKDGKAIMALTLVPGKTLEEAAQQLLQKYQLQALESKKETVNGLPAYALVADQKPQQEQQQQQQQQTPTIRTLTYLIQYNGTIYSLMGISASTDFENYFTAFSSTMQQFRKLTDPAILNRQAERVRVKTVAKAGTLAQVLRQYNVPEKRLTEMAILNGMELNESVTAGSLVKVVQR